ttacagccagctgacatttcagacattcataataatactagcttccctacacacgatttccagtgatgattctgattagcagtgtgatgaacctaaacgtctgtcgttgtttcctgcgtctgtaaatccttattagacgtttgtttgtctcatccacttcccaaaagccgactctgtcaaataaattcaccaaaagttgccttcttcgcctgactgtCCGCAAACAACGATATATCACAATAATaatcaagcataacttcctgaatgttacgggcgccgccattttgattagCTTGATTTCCGCCTTCaaacccagagagcagcagtaccgcagatcgtcactaggaggcgaggaaaccaaggaaccgtgctagcgtgatgtgtaaacggtcgtcagaaccaagctcggcttggttaactgatccaagctcattCCGAGCTCAgcctggatcggtttaacaagggtagtggaaaTGGGGCTATTGGGAGCCCCAGCCATAATGATGGCTGCTGGAAGTATTTGTGTTGCAGGGTGTGGGACAggcgaggccaagctgaccaaaggctttaacctggcaGCACGATTCAACACAGTGGCACCGAAAAACAAAGGGAGGTAGCTATCTGGGCTGCAACAGGAAAATCATACAGCGGATCAGCTCGTCAGTCAGCCGgatttttcagttacaaacacacctttCTTACATTTGGCAGCATTTAGAAGTGAAATCAACTAGTGACAGCGCTGTGGTCCGCACCTTCCGTGCTGCTGTTTGTTCAAAAAGTCTTCAGTAAAACTTCAGCCACTTTTCAGTCTTTTCTGTGATTCTGTCATCCTCGTTAAAGCTGGCTGTCACATGTcattgctgtgtgtgtgtgtgtgtgtgttttgggaaCAGGGCCTGGAGTTCGAAGGCTGGGCTGACCGGCTGTTTGTTGTGCAGTTTGTGCTCTCCTGTGTGATGGGGTAACGTAGATAACCCTGTTATTTCATACATACACCATGTGGGGCTCAGTGTTGCTTCATTTTCTTCTCGTGTGTCCATGCAGCTTCATTTTAATGTACTCCATCATGCTGTGCACGCAGTGCAACTCGGCGCTCACCACCTCCATTATAGGCTGCATCAAGGTGAGACCCTTCCCTTTGCCGACGCTCTCTCTGATGCATGCAGGAAATGAAGCACTTCTTGCGATCTTCCCCCCAGAACATCCTGGTGACGTACATCGGGATGGTGTTCGGTGGAGACTACATATTCACCTGGCTGAACTTCCTAGGTCTGAATATCAGGTAATGGGCCGTACAGATGCAGTCGTTTGGGTTTGTCTGCAGGAGGAGCACGCTGACGCCGTCGGGACAGAACTGGAGCTCGGCTGATGGGTTGCCAGAGACTGGCGAGTTATATTGATGATGGTCGTGAACAGCGTGCCTCAGCTCTGGGTGACACTAGTTTCgcattttgttctttgtctcCAACAGCATTGCTGGGAGCCTGGTGTACTCCAAAATCATCTTCACACAGGAACAAACCAGTAAGAAAGGTTTTAAATACCAGGAATCCTAATCCTGACTGTAGTCTTAAATGCTTATTTTTCCTCCTCTACATCCACCTCACACTGGATTAAGACCCGATTATGTTCCAAACCacttacagtgccttgcaaaagtagtcACATTCCTGACAAAGACTTTGCTGGATTTAATATGACAAACTAGCCCATGCTAGGATCCATATTTCTATTTGGCTGTGTGTGCCTGGGATGAATAGCTAAACTGACAACAACTTTGTCAGCGTTATTTATGCTTCAACCCTTTCACAGTTTATTACACACGGACCAGAGCTCGCCATCACTACCTTTTTAAGGCCTTCCGGTCCCTCTTAGTCCAGTGTGAAGGGGCTCTTTGTTTGAAAGTATCTCTACCTAACCTTGTTTTTTCCCTTCTTATTGCACAGAAAAGGCATAAATCCTGGAGTCCGATCCCACTGAAGGGGAAGAACGATGATCGCCCGCTGGTACCGGCACGTCTGCACTTTGAGGAGAAGTCATCCGACTTTTAAAGTTTGCCGTTGTCTTAAAGCTCTGTATTATGATGTGAACTTCCTTAGCAAGGTTTTACCAGCCGTGGAGATGGGATTCTTTAGCCATTCCATCTGTAATCataaaaatgctattttttataatcagaattattttataattttaaaagatgtgGTTACCTGAATAAATAAGCCATTAAATGTACTTGTTGATACAGGAAAccaataaatattttaacattcaAATTACAAGTCTGCGTATCGTATCTGTGgtatgcatttaaaaaacaaattagaatccagagctttttattctgtttagaTACTATTTTGGAACTCAAAAGATGACTTCTAAAATGTTCTACAATTAAACATCTATtagatttgagaaaaaaaaacaactataaatCAGCACTGATAAACTACATCTGAATGTAACCTCCCTGCTACACTTTGACGTCTGTTCAGTCTGCCAACACTGAAACTATTGGTTCAGGTTGATCGATGGTTGCAAACTCAGAAATCCGATCTTTCTGTGATCAGCGAATATGCCACCCGTCCTAAGAGACTGCAGTCATCCCAACACTCTTCAGTGCGGATGGTTTTGCTGAGCAACACAAGACTGAAGGCTAACTGGTTACAGTATCAGCGAGGCGTTTCAAAATGAAGCCAGAGACGTGGGAAGCTACTTTAAGAGGAAAAGAGTACGGCTTCAAAgtggataacaggaaggctgacaGGAGAACACCAAAGTTTTATCCTGTTGACCTCTAACCTCAGCATACCACGCTACGTGCTGGATCTGGAAACCTCAGCGTTAAGGATCTGCAGCCTACAAAGGAATACACAAGTTGTTTTTGCGATGCTAGCTGCATTAACCATGGCAACAGGAGGTAGATGGCGCTCAGATTGtagacggaaaaaaaaaaaagattgagacGAAGTCTTGTTTACACTAGCTCCTTATGAAAAAAACTCTGATTACAAAGTTAGGTGTAAAAATGGATCCCGTGCTAAATCATGACTCAGCTTATCGCAGTAGTGcagtccttttttcttttttagtcaACATAGtcatcaaactgttttgtcCATACTTGAACTGGAAAAAGCCTTTGGTGCTTTTATTACCTGTAGACTGGAATATCTCAGTGTGACCCGTCTTTTACCACTCATTTAGAGTCCTTTCATGTTTTTACCTCTTTAACGTTGCGTCCCATCTTACCTGTCCCAACTCCAGCGTACGTACATCCCACCTCGCTCATTTAGAGCAGGTGACCTCTGATGTCCCAAAACCCCAATACCGGTCAAAAGGAGACAGAGCTAACGGGCGCGATCAGCAGGATAgccagaaaacaaacattttgaatgTTGCTCCTATTTCCTGAAAATGGTCCACGAAACGCTGAGCGGCGCAGCTCCACTCAGGAGGGATTCCATTTTCAACTAAAAGATGGgaaccagaaactttcagacCACGCAGGGGAAAGAAGAATGgctaattctttttttattacgtCCATCAGGAAATAATTAGGAAACAGGTTTGTCAGGGGGAAAAATAAGCGCGGCGTACAAGGAAGAACACAAAAAAGCAACGTGACCACTTGAGAGGAAAGGAAATAAATGGCAGAATAAGAAGTCTATACAAACTTTACATGAGGGGGGGGTCTCAAGCATTCTGACGGGTGAAAACAAAGCGTTGAGGCAAAGCGTCGACTATGAAGAATTCAAAAATACAGAGATCTACATGATAATACAGGGACATCACTGATGTCAGCTGCTTTTCACAAACAAACCTGCAGGGGGACGGACCCGTGGGCTTATTCAGCGCGCTCAGACCAGCCGCTGTGGCAGAGAGTTCTGTCGGCTTCACTCCTCAGCCGGGAGGAACGTACAATCAAAGTGCAACTACAGTGAGCCGGAGACGGCGCCagctcctccctccctccatcaaCAACAAACGCATGGCTTGAACAGCAACAGCCGACCATtagatctttttatttttggttagaaaatataaatatctcTTGTGTAGAAAAATATCAcagatgatttgtttttttttttaagtacaaatagaaaaaaaagaaaaattcttGGCAAAATTTTGACAAGTCTCCAAAATCGGAATGGAGCAGATGGGTCTGTTAGGATATGATCTTTGTTGTGGAGCAGGCAGTCGCGTGGGGGGGCGGGTGGTTTTGGTTGGCGAGGGTTTCCATCGACCTTTGGACTTCCTGAAGTGAGTACTTTTTTAAGAGGTTCTGTGCTCACAGCTCAACAGAGCTTCATCTTCCTCACACTCTGCTCCTCTAAACTAGCCATTTATGGAGAAACTGGAAAAAACGAACCCCGTCGCCCCCAAAACGGCGTGTTTTAGTCAACAACGCCGGACCGGAAGCCTCTAGTCTTCATGTGTTCTGGGTGGATCCACCTCGCTTTGGCCCAAAGGCTCTGCCTCAGTCCTGCACCTTTTGGCTGGTCTGTCCtgtgccgctgctgctgctgctgctgctgctggtgtggTTTTGTGGTCTAGCAGAAGCTCCAGAGAGCCGTTTGTGTCGTGGTTGGCCGCGCCGACTTGGCTGCAGCCGTTAGAGTTGCTGTCTGGGACCGAAGGAGGAGCGTCTGCTTCTGGATGAGAGGGACCGTTGGACTGAACGCTCTCAGGCTTGACTTGACTCGTGTCGGGCAACTGAGACGGCTCCCCTGGATGAGCTGCAACACCTGTCGAAGAACAATACGTTTAGATTTTGTTGTTCTGAGGAGGAGGGGGCACACGCTTCATCACGCGTGCATCTATAAAGGGATGTTTCACTGGTTTTTCAGTAATCTAAACCAGTCTCTTGGTTTAATAGTAAAACACTAGGTAAACTGGTGGAGAAAATGATGTAACGTTGAACTTAAGAATcgctaaaacacatttaagagCCCTAAAGTATTgtgtaagaaaaacacaaaagcaattCACAAAGAATGAAactttttcatcattaaagGGGTTATTCAGGATTTTTCAAGTGAGATAAGGTTTCTAGGCCGGACTGGACGAGGCAGAAAAGTCGTCAAACTAACGATGACGTGAATTCATCCCGCCAACAGTGAAGCACTGAACCACAGCAGGCTTTTATCTGGACACTGATATTCTTTAACCTAATATTTGTAACTCATTctacaaaataaacattattagaactggtaaatggactgaatttattgaTCACTTTTCTGGTCATACCGAGCACTCAGAGCGCTTTACACTAGCGCCATATTCAGCCAATCACATTCAGAAAAACACAGACACTCATGACAATTTGGGATTAAGAGCCTTGCTCATGGGCACATCCACATGTGactggaggaagctggaattaaACCCACAATCTTCCCATTACAAAACGACGGCTCTTCCCACAGAGCCACAGTACTTAGCCCCTTTTATTCACTACGCTATAGAGCTGTACTCAATCCAAGAAGGCAAGAATGGTGTAAAAATAGCACtgatatagtaataaaaaaattaaattatgtttgataactgaattaaaacattgttgaatatattactaATTCCTACTTTTACTAATTAGTACTAATTGTTTTCAATCTATCACTTTAGAGAAGCAAACTACTTCCAGAAATCCTACTTGGACTGGATTATTCGTCAGAGATTCTTTTAAAACCAGTTTGTAATCTCTGAAATCTTTACGACACTAGTGGTCAGAACTAAGACTCTTTGTTTTCTCCGACCCCCCCACCTGGTCTCCTCCTGAATCTATTATCTATTATCCTCCCCTGTGTTCTAAGTAAGCCTGACGTCCCTGTGGGTTCTCCCCTCACCGTTCTGACTGCTGCTGTCTTCCCTCTCAGAGTGGCTGGCGCTGCTGCTGGAGGTGGTGGGCGGGGGCGATGCTGCCCTGCTGGATGTCACGCTCTCTGTCTCATCCAGTAATCTGTCCATGTAGTCCCTGCAACACACCAGCACACGAGCCTTACACACACCTGACTGACCGCAGGCGGCTGCTACATATTCCAACGCTGGGCTTCGTATGTTGAAGGTAACGAGCTGTGGCGCTCGTTACCTTTCACCAAGCCTGAGAACGTATCGCTATCCCTTAAACTTGATCACATTTTCTAacaataaaaccacaaacttcaatgtattttactgccacttttttccccccaacagACCAACTTAAAGTAGTGAATAATTAAGAAATGGAAACAGCATAATATATGCTTTAATACAAGTAAAAGCCTGAGAAGAGTGCTGTACATTTGTATTGAGTTCCTTGTTCTCCACTACAATAcatcagaggtcagaggtcaggctGACAGGAGAACTATTAGTCCTGCTCCCCACATATCTGGTCTTTATGGAGAAGGCCTGAAGAAATgtatagtttaaataaaacaaaaactaacccTGTtcaaagtttgccacaagccacaGAAAGCACACATGAGGAAGAAGATGCTCAACACAGATTATACCAAAATGAAGCTTTTGGGCCTACAAGTAGAACGAACACTGCTTCTCCCCCTGAACACAGCATGTGAATTACTCCCACACAGGTCTTAGAAGAATAACGGGGTTATTAACAGACTTGCCTTACTGTGACCTTAATTGTGACTCAATCTggcaaaatctgttttaaaatggaTCTCAGCAGATGAGGCAGagattgttttttgttctgttggCTATGAGTTGATAGCTTCTTCTGCTTTAAGATCATTGTCACCTGAAGTAACAGCAATAAGGATGACAGAACTGCGGATGCGACACCGCTGGGTAAAGAAGGCCAGCGCAggcaaaaggttttttttccccaaattacattttgttcaaGTAAGATATTCCAAAATTGCAGTTAAACTGAGAGCCATGAGCAATGAGTCAAGTCTCTGGGAGCTGCACAGGACAGGAGGAAGAGCGGTGCCTTCGCCTCTCCTGCTCTAGATGTAGAGCTGGTATcccagaagacctgcagctcCAACTGCACCAACAGGCCGTTCTATGATGTTTTTGCTCAAAGGCAGCTGAATCCAAATGTACAGCTcactttttaggtttttatttgcaaagaaaTGAAAACCGTGAATCCTAtcgcactactttgtgttggtccatcacagaAACTCCTGATAATATACGCTGCAATTTCAAAAGAAATTTAATGCATCTCTTCAGGAACTGATTAATTAATGCTTCACATTTACCATACCACTTTTTCTAAAGTTAACATTTAGCAATTAACGAGGAAGCTTCTTggcatttacattttaaaccacTAAATTTCATATCATTAGGAGAAAATCTAGACCGGAGAAAAACGTTTCAGCTCCTATTTGCGCGTTTACTCGTCGCCTCTGAAAGAAGACTTACGTGACACCGGGGTGAAGGTTGTATTTCCTTTTTCCAAGTCTGGTTTGCTGTGCAAAGAAATCATAACGCTCAGACTTCTTCCACATGTAATAAAAGGCCACACATTCTCCTACAGACCTAGTTCTCACCTGAAAGATTTCAATCGGTAGAAATAAAGGCACCATTATTACAATCATCCGGAGAGGCAGTATTGGTACAAGTAAAACACAAGACAGATTAGGAATTAGAACCTGGAGAAAACTCAAAACATctacagagaaaaacattttcttagtAGAAAATTGGATCTGTCATTAAaaagaattataaaaaaaagtccacagTATTTAAAAATCTTTCCATtataagtaaaaaataacagTGGTATAAATTtcttaaattaaattgtatATGCTGTGACTGATAAATGATAGAAAAACGTGTCTCACCTTGTTGGCCTGTATTAAATGAAAGTCTTTCCCATAAGCTCGTAGTCCTGTTTCAAAGTTTCTACATTCCTCTTCAGTCCAAACAGAAATCTCCTCTGTTGAAGACATTGTGAGTGTTAAACGGGAACCAGGCGCACCTCAAAATGCATCGCTTTCCACACATTACACCTCAGTCCCATTCAGCACTGAGATTCAGGACAGGTTAAGGCTAGCAGCGCTTAGTGCCGCCGCGTAGAGTGGACCGAATGGTGAAGGAGATTAAAAAGCTCATCAGAGAACCGAAAAAAGACAATAACCCAAAGCGCTATCTACGGATCGGCTCAGTGTTTGTGAGGAGGCTTCAACCCCATCATTCTGCTCCAGCACCTTTCAGTTTCTTCATCATCCTCTCCAGGTGAGTCTGGAGTCAAACAAAGGATGATTGTGGAGAAAAGAATACCAGACCCACTGTTAATGCTGTGAGCCACGTTGTTTATCTAATGTTTACATTGTAGAGTGCATGattttatattcattttgtTAATATCAGGATAAATTAGAAGGGAATCCAGTGAGCTCTAACCATAAAGTGAAGATAGGTCATCACGGGGCCTTTCAAAGCCacaatgatctgaaacatacGGCCCTGTTGACACAGAACTGGTTCACCGGACCCAGAAGCAGCCCTCTACCACGGCCGTCTTATGCTCAAGAGAAGACGGCCAGAGGCAGGATTGAGGAGTGTAGTGAGGAGGAAGGATCAAAGATCCCTTACTACTTTATCTCTACCCATCTGTACAGAGAGGACTGATAATGTGGCAGCAGGAAATGAAATGAGCCACAACTTTAGCTGGAACTAAACTGGGAGGGAGTCTTGCTGGGGGCAGGAAACAGCAGAATACCTATGATGACTTACATTATTCAAAATATCAAAGCAATAAAGCGGAACAAATGTCTGGGAGTTGTCTTTTTTACGTTTGGAGCGGCGGTTTCCAGCCTATCACCATGACAGCGTGGAGGCGGCGCTCACCTCGAGCTGCTTTCACGTTGAACCTCAGTCTCCTCAGAGCTTCCTCCGTGTCAAAGTCACATTTCACCAGTTCATACAGAGCCTACAGAAAACAATCAAAATGCAAATCGATCATTTGGACAAAGAAATGGCCCTCAAGCTCTGTGTCGTTGAAACCAATccggcataacattatgaccagtGACAGGTGAAGGGAACAACAGTGAAGATCTCTGTATCCTGATACCAGCTTCTTAAAGAAGTTACAGGTCTGTGGCGGTCACACATCTTGCTTGTTTGCTGGTGACCAAACACTTATTTTCCACCATCATTTACAAATTCATTCTttgaaaatcctgtttttttctccttttctctctcctAACTGAAGTGTACCTATGATGATGATAATCTTTCTGAGTAGGAGAAGCTGCACAATCGGTGGCTGACTAAATCATTGTTTTACGCCACCGCATTAGGCAACAAGCAAACATGTTAGCCTTAAAGTTGGATGTGTTTGAAGCAGGAAAAATGTAAGAATTTACGTGAGTTGGACAGAGAAGTACAGATAGCTAGTGTGCACTGGTGCGTGTCATTTTGCTCATTGGGCCCAGCAGCCGGGCTGATTTTAGGCCTGACTGCTGCGTATCAAGCTGCAGGCTGCTTGGCTTCACCTGCTCATTGTCTTTGATATGAGAGCCTTCTGGGATCGCATCCACTCCTTTCTCCTCTCCGGTTCGCCTCGACGCCTCCGTCAAGAACTCCACTACCTTTCCCTCAGGGACACAGTCGGGGTTCCACAACAGCTGGTCGTCATTTTCATAGACTGCACCGCAAATTAGAAtcaataaaaaggttaaaagataAATGTCACATCAGCAGGAACTTCACataacacttaaatgtttcacagTGCGACTCACCTTTCTCgttttctttatatttacaCAAGCCAGCAGGAGTCTCTGCCTGATACATAGAGCCCACCATGATCTCCTGTTGGAAACAACACGGTTCTGGTCATGAACATTCATGGACGACTATTGTTCCATCAAAACAAACGGATCCATTCCTGGAGCCTCATCTAGAAAGCTTGGGTAGGCACAAATCGGGGACTAAATATCGCGTGGGTCACTTTCCAGACAAACATTGTGATCTATTATGAAAAAAGTGACATGAGAATGTGTGGTCCGCCACGCTAACGCTGACCCAGGCGTGCGACCGTTATGGGGACGGGGGTAGGTGGCGACGCTGATGGTAAAGTGctgaattgcagccaaactgcatcatgattccCCTTAGATGTTGAATTttactccatatcagactttaatcacaGACCAACTTTATCATAAGCGTTGAAAGCAGCAGTGTTATCACTCTTAATAATACATATGTAAGTGTACATAAGGACctttcaaattaattttaaaaaaaatgcccataagccaacttaaatattaaatcaaagtCCACAGGACATTTCATCTGGGTTTTCTAGCATCGCGTTCCTCTCCCTGCTGATCACCATGGGTTACGTGTAACACATCAACACATACTCTTCATCAGTGGGAGGAAACCCTCATCGCTCCTGACCATCCGGACACACAGCCTCCTCCCAGACAAGAGGAATTTCAACACGGAGCATGTGATGAAATGTCACCGACGCTTCAGACAGCAGTAAGCTTGACTTTTTAACAAtccttttaatgtggacaacatctggGCTTTTACCTcctatttacacatttaataaaggcCTTTATGGGACATTTTTCACTCCCTTTGTTCTTTTCTCCATGGTTGCTATTGTTAACAATGAAATAATTCATTCATCAGCTGGATCATTTTAACACCGTcaaccatttatggttgaatctgggcatgcagagggcagaacctgaggcGGAACCAGGAACAAAGATGTTCTGGTGCAGCTGGGATATAAAAGGAAAATTGTGTGCTGGTGTGCGTGCACATGGTCATTTTGGATGTAAGCAAAATTTTAGTATAGACCCCAAACCATGTTTTCTAAATGAGACCTCTCATCTTTTACATCCCTGATTAAAACCGATGCACAAATAAGACTTTTTGTCCTAGTAGGCCTATAATCTGAGCACAGAGGTGAAAATAGCTTGCCTACCTTCTTCCAGTCTTCAGAGGGAACATAGTCCTCGTCTTCTTCTGACTCCTCTTCTACATCATGATTACCTGAGACACATCATGATGGTTAGCCAGCTAAATCACAAGTCCCTGCTTTGAAATGCAGCCATACCCAGATATCGTTGCATCAATacagagcagcagaaaaaaaaaaaacaggaagacggAGCTCTTACTTTCAAAGTACTTGAGTTTCTGAGGGCGAATAAGTTCTGCTGTGCCAAGTGATCGGACTGAGCGTGTGCGgccatcagaggtggtctgagaGTCGCTGCCTGGCTCCGACGAAGTCTTGAAATCTTCACCCTAAAAAAATACACCAACATTACAGAAGCATTCAACAGAAAACGTTTTGCACCAGAGAACTTGTCCCTAACGTAGGGACAGAAAATATGGACTTTTATCACAACGTTATGCggtatttattgaaataacAAAGGAGAACACGCAGTCTTAAATATACTGCTCTTAAAATAGAACAACAATTATCATAAAAGCTGCTTGAGAAGAAACGTTACATTATGTAATACGGCTGGACCGCTAAAAAGCAACAGCATTACTCATGTTGGAGATCTACTGAAACTTCTTGAGGTTTTCAGTCTTATTGCATTTAAAGAACTGGAATAACAGACGCCCAGATCAGAGTTTGGAGACAATTTCTAACCAGTTTTAACCAATTCCAATTTCTAGAGAACTACAATTACCCTCCATCCAAATTATGGTTTTAGTCTTTATGTGGTGAGTTATTCATTTGTAGAGCAGAGTCAACGTTACACACGTCTGAGAGAGAGTAGTGGTTGTAAACAGGGTGTAaccattttaaaactaaatgatCACAGACTTATCATTTTAAACTGTGTTGAGCTTCCCATGCTCAGCTCAGTAATCGCTTATTACCGTTTATTACCCACAACCTATAAGGGTCTGATACCTATTTTCAATGAACTGTGTATTTATGGCCTAACAATAGGATTATTAAACAATTAGTGCACTggctttgaataaaaaataaatcaaagttcATAACACTGTAATAAAAGTAACCAAACACGCGCCTCAAGtcaccagcaggtggcgctgtagTGTACCAACCAGCTGCAGCACAATGGCTTTCTGCTAAAGATCAGGAGGTTGAAGCCTTTAAGTGTTTGGAAGAGAAATAGCTTTTCTGTAGTCTTGTTTTGataattcattttaaattaaatagcTTATTTCTATAGATGTGAAGCAGCAGTAGCAttta
This genomic window from Fundulus heteroclitus isolate FHET01 chromosome 6, MU-UCD_Fhet_4.1, whole genome shotgun sequence contains:
- the mier1b gene encoding mesoderm induction early response protein 1b isoform X1 encodes the protein MTSPCRIANMAEPSLGNSSPGGSAGSDDHDFDPSADMLVHDFDDERTLEEEEMLEATDETNSNEIEDLAREGEMPIDELLSLYGYGSRSPAEEEEEEDEEPEEEDEEEEDEEEDLDHDESSRSTGELKKNEGEDFKTSSEPGSDSQTTSDGRTRSVRSLGTAELIRPQKLKYFESNHDVEEESEEDEDYVPSEDWKKEIMVGSMYQAETPAGLCKYKENEKVYENDDQLLWNPDCVPEGKVVEFLTEASRRTGEEKGVDAIPEGSHIKDNEQALYELVKCDFDTEEALRRLRFNVKAAREEISVWTEEECRNFETGLRAYGKDFHLIQANKVRTRSVGECVAFYYMWKKSERYDFFAQQTRLGKRKYNLHPGVTDYMDRLLDETESVTSSRAASPPPTTSSSSASHSEREDSSSQNGVAAHPGEPSQLPDTSQVKPESVQSNGPSHPEADAPPSVPDSNSNGCSQVGAANHDTNGSLELLLDHKTTPAAAAAAAAAQDRPAKRCRTEAEPLGQSEVDPPRTHED
- the mier1b gene encoding mesoderm induction early response protein 1b isoform X3; translation: MTSPCRIANMAEPSLGNSSPGGSAGSDDHDFDPSADMLVHDFDDERTLEEEEMLEATDETNSNEIEDLAREGEMPIDELLSLYGYGSRSPAEEEEEEDEEPEEEDEEEEDEEEDLDHDESSRSTGELKKNEGEDFKTSSEPGSDSQTTSDGRTRSVRSLGTAELIRPQKLKYFESNHDVEEESEEDEDYVPSEDWKKEIMVGSMYQAETPAGLCKYKENEKVYENDDQLLWNPDCVPEGKVVEFLTEASRRTGEEKGVDAIPEGSHIKDNEQALYELVKCDFDTEEALRRLRFNVKAAREEISVWTEEECRNFETGLRAYGKDFHLIQANKQTRLGKRKYNLHPGVTDYMDRLLDETESVTSSRAASPPPTTSSSSASHSEREDSSSQNGVAAHPGEPSQLPDTSQVKPESVQSNGPSHPEADAPPSVPDSNSNGCSQVGAANHDTNGSLELLLDHKTTPAAAAAAAAAQDRPAKRCRTEAEPLGQSEVDPPRTHED
- the mier1b gene encoding mesoderm induction early response protein 1b isoform X2, with amino-acid sequence MAEPSLGNSSPADMLVHDFDDERTLEEEEMLEATDETNSNEIEDLAREGEMPIDELLSLYGYGSRSPAEEEEEEDEEPEEEDEEEEDEEEDLDHDESSRSTGELKKNEGEDFKTSSEPGSDSQTTSDGRTRSVRSLGTAELIRPQKLKYFESNHDVEEESEEDEDYVPSEDWKKEIMVGSMYQAETPAGLCKYKENEKVYENDDQLLWNPDCVPEGKVVEFLTEASRRTGEEKGVDAIPEGSHIKDNEQALYELVKCDFDTEEALRRLRFNVKAAREEISVWTEEECRNFETGLRAYGKDFHLIQANKVRTRSVGECVAFYYMWKKSERYDFFAQQTRLGKRKYNLHPGVTDYMDRLLDETESVTSSRAASPPPTTSSSSASHSEREDSSSQNGVAAHPGEPSQLPDTSQVKPESVQSNGPSHPEADAPPSVPDSNSNGCSQVGAANHDTNGSLELLLDHKTTPAAAAAAAAAQDRPAKRCRTEAEPLGQSEVDPPRTHED